The following proteins are encoded in a genomic region of Coffea eugenioides isolate CCC68of chromosome 6, Ceug_1.0, whole genome shotgun sequence:
- the LOC113773182 gene encoding uncharacterized protein LOC113773182 isoform X1 has translation MASSSTQSAQTISSSSMGEKDMNFYLPLYKAAIRGDWDAARKFFDINPEAVTAIIAKNHETALHIAVGRNEAYRFVDELVKLMPPNALSVTNKFNETALHLAARCGNTEAAKLLVNRDPDLPYVWSDTKLLPLHLAALFSHKETLIYLLTVTSNDAEPSPFVGQSGITLLNVVVTSGFYDVALDLLRSYPKLATTISPGGNTPLSIIAGKPSAFPSGTSLSFFQQVIYFCAPEKLEKPFDQNERQDIENQSKKSSNLLLYGCQKFHSKFWEVIRRIVPYVKHIQNIKLMHHQAVELVKCLCMEDVQVDNSISARIFKPAIILGARLGVYEVVAETLKSFPSAIWSLDQDGHDLFQLAVMNRHESIFNILYEKDEHSHLVTQNIDKYKNNILHLAGKLAPPDQLNLVSGAALQMQRELQWYKEVEKFVQPSYKVKENVDGKTPGMVFTEEHKDLISEGQNWLKDTAKSCTFVAVLIATVVCTSAITVPGGSIPDNGHPIFAKNGAFICFAISNALSLFSSSTSVIMFLFILNSRCAEADFLYFLPNKLIIGLVTLFLSLAALMIAFGAAIYIVFARQKSLTIIPLSVLVCFPLTLFMSLQYPVMKDMIKSTYGPSIFGKKSRAQFLQ, from the exons ATGGCCTCTTCATCAACACAGTCAGCACAGACGATCAGCAGTAGCAGCATGGGTG AAAAAGACATGAATTTCTACCTTCCTCTATACAAAGCTGCAATAAGGGGTGATTGGGACGCTGCAAGAAAGTTCTTTGATATTAATCCAGAAGCTGTCACAGCCATAATCGCGAAGAATCATGAGACGGCACTTCACATAGCTGTTGGGAGAAATGAAGCATATCGGTTTGTGGATGAGCTAGTGAAGCTGATGCCTCCAAATGCTCTCTCTGTGACAAACAAATTCAATGAGACAGCCCTTCACTTGGCCGCCAGATGCGGCAATACTGAGGCAGCTAAATTGTTGGTGAACCGAGATCCTGATTTGCCTTACGTTTGGAGTGATACAAAATTATTACCTCTGCATTTGGCTGCTTTGTTCAGCCACAAGGAGACGCTAATCTACTTGTTAACGGTGACAAGCAATGATGCTGAACCTAGCCCTTTTGTTGGTCAATCTGGGATCACTCTCCTGAATGTTGTTGTGACATCAGGATTCTATG ATGTGGCTCTGGATCTGCTTCGAAGCTATCCTAAGCTGGCTACAACTATATCTCCTGGAGGGAATACACCATTGAGTATCATAGCTGGAAAACCTTCAGCATTTCCAAGTGGAACAAGCTTAAGTTTTTTCCAGCAAGTAATCTATTTTT GTGCTCCAGAAAAGTTAGAGAAGCCCTTTGATCAGAACGAAAGACAAGATATTGAAAACCAATCTAAGAAGTCAAGCAACCTACTCTTATATG GGTGCCAAAAGtttcattcaaaattttggGAAGTCATCAGAAGGATAG TGCCATATGTTAAACATATACAAAACATAAAGTTGATGCATCATCAAGCGGTTGAACTGGTAAAATGCTTGTGCATGGAAGATGTGCAAGTTGACAACTCAATATCTGCCAGAATATTTAAACCAGCAATCATTCTGGGGGCAAGACTGGGAGTTTACGAGGTTGTAGCAGAAACATTGAAGTCATTTCCTAGTGCAATTTGGTCTTTAGACCAAGACGGCCATGATTTATTCCAACTGGCCGTTATGAACCGGCATGAATCTATTTTTAACATTCTATATGAAAAGGATGAGCATTCACATTTGGTGACACAGAATATTGATAAGTACAAAAACAATATCTTGCATTTAGCTGGAAAGTTGGCACCTCCTGATCAACTTAATCTTGTCAGTGGTGCAGCTTTGCAGATGCAGCGAGAATTACAGTGGTACAAG GAAGTCGAAAAGTTTGTCCAGCCCAGCTATAAAGTGAAGGAAAATGTTGATGGTAAAACCCCCGGGATGGTATTTACTGAGGAACACAAGGACTTGATTTCAGAAGGACAAAATTGGCTGAAAGACACAGCAAAATCATGTACATTTGTTGCAGTGCTGATTGCTACAGTTGTATGCACCTCAGCCATAACTGTACCAGGTGGCAGCATTCCTGACAATGGACATCCAATATTCGCTAAAAATGGTGCTTTTATCTGCTTTGCCATTTCAAACGCGCTCTctttattttcatcttcaacTTCAGTAATCATGTTTTTGTTCATTCTGAATTCGCGCTGTGCTGAAGCTGATTTTCTATACTTCCTACCGAATAAGTTGATTATTGGACTTGTTACATTGTTCCTTTCCCTAGCAGCGCTCATGATAGCATTTGGTGCTGCAATATACATTGTCTTTGCGCGTCAAAAGTCCTTGACCATAATCCCACTTTCTGTATTAGTCTGTTTCCCATTGACCTTGTTTATGTCCTTGCAATATCCTGTTATGAAGGATATGATCAAGTCAACATATGGCCCAAGCATATTTGGTAAGAAAAGCAGAGCTCAGTTTCTGCAATAA
- the LOC113773182 gene encoding uncharacterized protein LOC113773182 isoform X2: MASSSTQSAQTISSSSMGEKDMNFYLPLYKAAIRGDWDAARKFFDINPEAVTAIIAKNHETALHIAVGRNEAYRFVDELVKLMPPNALSVTNKFNETALHLAARCGNTEAAKLLVNRDPDLPYVWSDTKLLPLHLAALFSHKETLIYLLTVTSNDAEPSPFVGQSGITLLNVVVTSGFYDVALDLLRSYPKLATTISPGGNTPLSIIAGKPSAFPSGTSLSFFQQVIYFCAPEKLEKPFDQNERQDIENQSKKSSNLLLYGCQKFHSKFWEVIRRIVPYVKHIQNIKLMHHQAVELVKCLCMEDVQVDNSISARIFKPAIILGARLGVYEVVAETLKSFPSAIWSLDQDGHDLFQLAVMNRHESIFNILYEKDEHSHLVTQNIDKYKNNILHLAGKLAPPDQLNLVSGAALQMQRELQWKSKSLSSPAIK; encoded by the exons ATGGCCTCTTCATCAACACAGTCAGCACAGACGATCAGCAGTAGCAGCATGGGTG AAAAAGACATGAATTTCTACCTTCCTCTATACAAAGCTGCAATAAGGGGTGATTGGGACGCTGCAAGAAAGTTCTTTGATATTAATCCAGAAGCTGTCACAGCCATAATCGCGAAGAATCATGAGACGGCACTTCACATAGCTGTTGGGAGAAATGAAGCATATCGGTTTGTGGATGAGCTAGTGAAGCTGATGCCTCCAAATGCTCTCTCTGTGACAAACAAATTCAATGAGACAGCCCTTCACTTGGCCGCCAGATGCGGCAATACTGAGGCAGCTAAATTGTTGGTGAACCGAGATCCTGATTTGCCTTACGTTTGGAGTGATACAAAATTATTACCTCTGCATTTGGCTGCTTTGTTCAGCCACAAGGAGACGCTAATCTACTTGTTAACGGTGACAAGCAATGATGCTGAACCTAGCCCTTTTGTTGGTCAATCTGGGATCACTCTCCTGAATGTTGTTGTGACATCAGGATTCTATG ATGTGGCTCTGGATCTGCTTCGAAGCTATCCTAAGCTGGCTACAACTATATCTCCTGGAGGGAATACACCATTGAGTATCATAGCTGGAAAACCTTCAGCATTTCCAAGTGGAACAAGCTTAAGTTTTTTCCAGCAAGTAATCTATTTTT GTGCTCCAGAAAAGTTAGAGAAGCCCTTTGATCAGAACGAAAGACAAGATATTGAAAACCAATCTAAGAAGTCAAGCAACCTACTCTTATATG GGTGCCAAAAGtttcattcaaaattttggGAAGTCATCAGAAGGATAG TGCCATATGTTAAACATATACAAAACATAAAGTTGATGCATCATCAAGCGGTTGAACTGGTAAAATGCTTGTGCATGGAAGATGTGCAAGTTGACAACTCAATATCTGCCAGAATATTTAAACCAGCAATCATTCTGGGGGCAAGACTGGGAGTTTACGAGGTTGTAGCAGAAACATTGAAGTCATTTCCTAGTGCAATTTGGTCTTTAGACCAAGACGGCCATGATTTATTCCAACTGGCCGTTATGAACCGGCATGAATCTATTTTTAACATTCTATATGAAAAGGATGAGCATTCACATTTGGTGACACAGAATATTGATAAGTACAAAAACAATATCTTGCATTTAGCTGGAAAGTTGGCACCTCCTGATCAACTTAATCTTGTCAGTGGTGCAGCTTTGCAGATGCAGCGAGAATTACAGTG GAAGTCGAAAAGTTTGTCCAGCCCAGCTATAAAGTGA
- the LOC113773549 gene encoding replication protein A 70 kDa DNA-binding subunit B-like, which translates to MDSRCILIKDFQEKQRQWFAKLYVIEVTRIFDPTPRTKAYRRLLFADDQNDTIQGIIYQQDLAFIGEIFKLQTSYYVGGAYISKIQDSRHQMGTTPLQLTFDKRSFIQPAASPLPMSLPTYFPLTSFWDLDQYQGKDDQRLNIMCIVIQALPQRLIAGAKPSIIQEFIVVNEEQRPLILTLWEPFVDNEGAQLLQIAHTYPIVVILRPIVTTFYGISLRTKGSTNILLDPPFPQISTLAEWIEENKNYIDKIKAQKLYEKANQKIKPPPEKDIRQISQILGAYILPKDFWIKGTIQITNSCQHFYIASCADCGCTTNAPMDFEFSCHNCNKSQTKPIPKARLFVQISDDSAHLDAFVQDSYAENIIGLTAT; encoded by the exons ATGGATAGCAGATGCATTTTAATAAAAGACTTCCAGGAGAAACAGCGCCAATGGTTTGCCAAACTTTATGTAATAGAAGTGACAAGAATCTTTGACCCGACTCCAAGAACAAAGGCATACCGACGGCTCTTATTTGCAGATGATCAG AATGACACGATTCAAGGCATCATCTATCAACAAGACCTGGCTTTCATTGGCGAAATATTCAAGCTCCAGACATCATACTACGTTGGTGGTGCATATATCAGCAAAATTCAAGATTCCCGCCACCAAATGGGTACAACACCTCTTCAGCTAACCTTTGACAAAAGGTCCTTCATACAACCAGCTGCAAGTCCTTTACCAATGTCATTACCAACGTATTTTCCACTCACTTCATTCTGGGACCTGGACCAATATCAAGGCAAAGATGACCAAAGACTCA ACATCATGTGCATTGTCATTCAAGCATTACCTCAAAGACTGATTGCTGGAGCCAAGCCATCAATTATCCAAGAATTCATTGTTGTCAATGAAGA ACAGCGTCCACTTATCCTCACACTCTGGGAACCTTTTGTTGACAATGAAGGAGCTCAGCTTCTTCAAATTGCACATACCTACCCAATTGTTGTGATTCTCAGGCCTATAGTAACCACCTTTTATG GCATCTCTCTCAGGACcaaaggaagtacaaatataCTCCTTGATCCCCCATTTCCACAGATCAGCACCTTGGCAGAATG GATTGAAGAAAACAAGAACTACATTGACAAGATAAAAGCACAAAAACTGTACGAAAAGGCAAACCAAAAGATCAAGCCACCACCTGAAAAAGATATTCGACAGATCTCACAAATTCTTGGTGCATACATTCTG CCAAAAGATTTCTGGATAAAAGGAACAATTCAGATTACGAATTCTTGCCAACACTTCTATATTGCTAGCTGTGCCGACTGTGGTTGTACCACCAATGCACCTATGGACTTTGAATTCTCATGTCACAATTGTAACAAGAGTCAAACAAAACCTATCCCCAA GGCCAGACTATTTGTCCAAATATCTGATGATTCAGCTCATTTGGATGCATTTGTTCAAGACAGTTATGCTGAGAACATAATTGGGCTCACAGCAACATAA
- the LOC113773550 gene encoding uncharacterized protein LOC113773550 — MALQMHLEGEQSMIFNEDDILERLAVDERMSRTMLTEFFRMNSVDKHAQALKCLYKEFPQHFVWNATHRIWEPRQRRSTIGRVTAVHPTQGEKYYLRMLLMHVRGPMSYESLKHIGSRTASTFREAAEILGLLKTDDSAEQCLLEAVSFQMPYTLRHLFALILVHVIPPNPMLLWQKFEPYLSEDISRDKSLSPEQTKLKVLQLIDSHLQYMGKHLADFNIHVPDTDAFSIQRDTQEIEAELDIKVSAEDTASVALLNDHQRSAYNKIINRIDNNIAGAFFIDGPGGTGKTFLYKALLSTVRSKGQIALATASCGVAASILPGGRTAHSRFKIPIHEDNDSGCNVNKQSSSARLIKQAKLIIWDEATMAKKYAIECFDKLLRDIMDSDTVFGGKVIVFGGDFRQTLPVVVKGYKEDYISASLVKSYVWNHLEKLCLVENMRAHLDKPFSDFLLSLGNGTLPSFDDSKITLPHYLTIPFVDDQSSLSALITSVFPDLTAFGTHSLHTLNRAILTTKNEFVHEINNLLITKFPGTEQRYVSYDETIDQSKQAEHEDFLHSLEPPSLPPYELILKVNSPIILLRNLNPKEGLCNGTRLICLDFAPNVIHALIAVGNHTGKQVFIPKISLQCSDSNIYIVPFKRTQFPVRLCFAMTINKAQGQTLDFVGLYLKEPVFGHGQLYVALSRAKTANDVRVLVKPSPDEQTDRVSTRNIVYNEVLSIAGVI; from the coding sequence ATGGCACTACAGATGCATTTAGAAGGAGAACAGTCAATGATTTTTAATGAGGATGATATTCTGGAAAGACTTGCAGTGGATGAACGAATGTCACGAACTATGCTAACAGAattttttcggatgaacagtgtAGATAAACATGCACAGGCCCTAAAATGTCTTTATAAAGAATTTCCTCAGCATTTTGTATGGAATGCAACCCACAGAATATGGGAACCGAGACAAAGACGAAGCACAATTGGAAGAGTAACTGCAGTGCATCCAACTCAAGGTGAAAAGTACTACTTACGGATGTTACTAATGCATGTCAGAGGGCCTATGTCTTATGAAAGTCTAAAACACATTGGTTCCAGAACAGCTTCAACTTTCAGAGAAGCTGCAGAAATTCTAGGCTTATTAAAGACTGATGATAGTGCAGAACAATGTTTACTTGAAGCTGTATCATTCCAGATGCCTTATACTCTCCGTCATTTGTTCGCTCTCATTCTGGTCCATGTAATACCTCCTAATCCAATGTTGCTTTGGCAGAAATTTGAACCATACCTGTCTGAAGATATTTCTAGAGACAAGTCTTTATCACCTGAGCAGACAAAACTCAAAGTCCTCCAGCTCATTGACTCTCACCTGCAATATATGGGCAAACATCTTGCTGATTTCAACATACATGTCCCTGACACTGATGCTTTTTCCATTCAAAGAGACACACAAGAAATAGAGGCCGAGCTCGACATCAAAGTTTCTGCTGAAGATACAGCATCAGTTGCTCTTCTCAATGATCATCAACGATCTGCTTACAATAAAATCATCAATAGAATTGACAATAACATAGCAGGAGCTTTTTTTATAGATGGGCCAGGAGGAACAGGGAAAACATTCTTATATAAAGCCTTACTATCAACTGTCAGGTCTAAAGGCCAAATCGCATTAGCCACAGCATCATGCGGTGTTGCTGCTTCTATTCTTCCAGGAGGACGTACAGCTCACTCTCGATTTAAGATTCCAATTCATGAGGATAATGACAGTGGCTGTAATGTTAACAAACAAAGTAGCAGTGCAAGATTAATCAAACAAGCCAAGCTCATCATCTGGGACGAAGCAACAATGGCCAAAAAATATGCTATTGAGTGCTTTGACAAGCTACTAAGGGATATAATGGACTCAGATACAGTATTTGGTGGCAAGGTTATCGTATTTGGTGGCGACTTTCGTCAGACATTACCTGTTGTCGTCAAAGGGTACAAAGAAGATTACATTTCTGCCAGCTTGGTAAAATCTTATGTTTGGAACCATCTTGAAAAACTCTGCCTGGTTGAAAACATGCGTGCACATTTAGATAAACCATTTTCAGATTTTCTTCTGAGTCTTGGTAATGGAACTTTACCTTCCTTTGATGACTCGAAAATAACATTGCCACACTATCTTACAATACCTTTTGTTGATGATCAATCTTCACTTTCTGCTCTGATCACCAGTGTCTTTCCTGACCTCACAGCATTTGGTACACACTCATTGCATACACTTAACAGAGCTATACTAACTACCAAAAATGAATTTGTGCACGAGATAAACAACCTCCTGATCACAAAGTTTCCTGGTACAGAACAGAGATATGTAAGTTATGATGAAACTATAGACCAATCCAAACAAGCAGAACACGAGGACTTTTTACATTCATTAGAACCTCCAAGCCTACCACCATATGAACTCATTCTAAAAGTCAATAGTCCTATTATATTACTTAGAAACCTGAACCCAAAAGAAGGTTTATGTAACGGAACACGACTAATCTGTCTTGATTTCGCTCCCAATGTTATCCATGCACTCATTGCTGTGGGAAATCATACCGGAAAGCAAGTCTTTATCCCAAAAATCTCATTACAGTGTTCTGACAGTAACATTTACATAGTACCCTTCAAGAGAACACAATTTCCAGTCAGACTTTGTTTTGCCATGACCATTAATAAAGCACAAGGACAAACACTCGACTTTGTGGGCTTGTACTTAAAGGAACCAGTATTTGGTCATGGTCAGTTGTATGTTGCTTTATCTAGAGCTAAAACAGCAAATGATGTTAGAGTTTTAGTTAAGCCCTCTCCAGATGAGCAGACTGACAGAGTTTCTACAAGAAACATAGTATACAATGAAGTCCTATCAATTGCTGGTGTTATTTAA
- the LOC113773551 gene encoding uncharacterized protein LOC113773551 — MPRKRKYASYEEMCLHKNHRRREARASMLDPMVHTKNPAKLQSNNIVSSTPVSLLSENQLSDASENISLSLPMPSEHVLKTSDIPSATCSYSNNHVYCDVIYGPSNGVQQQTVFPSSQMTSNMPKQNAGNQQKVKKKNQRIDRIPTQPSVLPIVQDCVFCGAKRFYLEPPGFCCASGEIQLVETEMPAQLAKLYTANTPEAIEFRQCIRSYNNMFAFTSLGVHSDKELNKRDREIYTFRVQGQMYHFLNPLVPMDGYKPSNVQLYYFDTEHEIANRMAISDKFRETILEQLQQILDHNPYAAFFRSLRSFEDIYNHKVFLNSHPSLDQRVYNTPTVSQVAAIWTENDLNIGDSSQHIQGHDIHIDHCSSAEEIIRAENAVLQKRKKKRSTVSCREYYCYKFQMRLIDKSLLLHCGRLFQQFCIDTYVKIESARLDFHRNRQRQIRTDVYQGILDSISNGETSTSNIGKRIYLPASFIGGPRDMKRRYIDAMTLVQKYGKPDIFLTMTCNPAWPEIKKHLSNGDEAHNRPDVTSRVFRAKLEMLRNGIIKKGLFGKVAAYTYVIEFQKRGLPHAYFLIILANGWKLDSPEAYDRVTSAELPDPASFPYLHSVVVAHMLHGPCGTANKNSPCMKQNGKCRFAYPKEFAEFTRHNKDSYPLYMRRHDGNTVTARHFQFDNRWVVPYNPYLLAKYDCHINVEVCSTIEAVKYIYKYIYKGHSKILYQLNAAESDGAVDEI, encoded by the exons ATGCCGCGAAAACGAAAATATGCTTCGTATGAAGAAATGTGTCTGCACAAGAATCACCGTCGTAGGGAAGCTAGGGCGTCTATGCTTGACCCAATGGTTCATACTAAAAATCCAGCTAAACTTCAAAGCAACAATATTGTATCATCGACTCCAGTATCGCTACTTTCTGAGAATCAGCTGTCTGATGCTTCAGAAAACATAAGCCTATCGCTTCCTATGCCATCCGAACATGTCCTCAAAACATCTGACATACCTTCAGCAA CCTGTTCATATTCTAACAACCATGTCTACTGTGATGTCATATATGGACCAAGTAATGGAG TTCAACAACAAACAGTGTTTCCTAGCTCTCAAATGACCAGCAACATGCCAAAACAAAATGCTG GTAATCaacaaaaggtcaaaaaaaaaaaccaacggATTGATAGGATTCCTACTCAACCCTCTGTTTTACCTATTGTCCAAGATTGTGTTTTTTGTGGTGCTAAACGTTTCTACCTTGAGCCACCTGGTTTTTGCTGTGCTTCTGGTGAAATTCAATTAGTTGAGACAGAAATGCCAGCTCAGCTAGCAAAACTGTACACTGCTAATACTCCTGAAGCAATTGAATTTCGCCAATGTATCAGAAGCTATAATAATATGTTCGCATTCACGTCTCTGGGAGTTCATTCTGATAAAGAGTTGAATAAGAGAGACAGAGAAATCTATACATTCAGAGTACAGGGGCAAATGTACCATTTTCTCAATCCCCTGGTTCCAATGGACGGCTACAAGCCATCAAATGTACAGTTATACTATTTTGATACTGAGCATGAAATTGCGAATCGGATGGCCATTTCTGATAAATTCCGAGAAACTATTCTGGAACAACTGCAGCAAATTCTGGATCATAATCCCTACGCTGCATTTTTTCGCAGTTTAAGAAGCTTTGAAGACATTTATAACCATAAAGTTTTCTTAAACTCTCACCCTTCTCTAGACCAGCGTGTGTATAACACTCCAACAGTCTCTCAAGTCGCTGCCATATGGACAGAAAATGACCTTAATATAGGAGATTCTTCTCAGCATATACAG GGCCATGATATTCATATAGACCATTGTTCTTCTGCAGAGGAAATAATTAGAGCTGAGAATGCAG TTttgcagaaaagaaagaaaaaaaggagcACTGTCTCTTGTCGTGAATACTATTGCTACAAGTTTCAAATGCGCCTAATTGACAAATCCTTATTACTGCACTGTGGGAGACTCTTCCAGCAATTCTGTATCGATACATATGTCAAGATAGAATCAGCAAGGCTGGATTTTCATCGGAATAGGCAACGACAGATCAGAACAGATGTTTACCAAGGAATTTTAGACAGCATTTCAAATGGAGAAACCTCTACATCAAACATTGGTAAACGAATATATTTGCCTGCCTCTTTTATTGGAGGCCCTCGAGATATGAAACGAAGATACATAGACGCCATGACGCTGGTTCAAAAGTATGGAAAACCTGACATATTCTTAACAATGACTTGTAATCCAGCTTGGCCTGAGATCAAGAAGCATTTATCTAATGGCGACGAAGCACACAACAGACCTGATGTAACATCAAGAGTATTTCGTGCCAAACTAGAGATGCTCAGAAATGGTATTATCAAAAAAGGGCTTTTTGGCAAAGTTGCAGCATACACGTATGTTATAGAATTCCAGAAAAGAGGCCTCCCACACGCATATTTTTTGATAATCCTTGCAAATGGATGGAAATTGGACTCACCTGAAGCTTATGATCGAGTTACATCTGCAGAATTACCGGATCCAGCTTCTTTCCCTTACCTCCATTCTGTTGTGGTTGCTCATATGTTGCATGGACCATGTGGAACAGCTAATAAAAACAGCCCATGTATGAagcaaaatggaaaatgcaGATTTGCCTATCCAAAGGAGTTTGCTGAATTCACAAGGCATAACAAGGATTCGTATCCTCTATACATGCGCCGTCATGATGGAAACACTGTCACAGCTCGTCACTTCCAGTTTGACAATCGTTGGGTTGTTCCCTACAATCCATACTTACTTGCCAAGTATGATTGCCACATCAATGTTGAAGTTTGTTCCACAATTGAAGctgttaaatatatttacaaatATATCTACAAAGGACACTCAAAGATCCTATATCAGCTCAATGCAGCAGAGAGTGATGGAGCAGTTGACGAAATATAA